The stretch of DNA TCTTCAAGTAAtcaaataagtaagggataatgtatagagcgccggtcattatcgggaaataggtcctGACAGGGTGAACCGGACCCCAACTCTGCGCGCCCTGTCaggacctatttcccgataatgactggggttctatacattatcccttacataactgACTGGGCCCTAATTCAAAGGCTGGGCAAATTATAAAGTTATAGCCAGTGAGCAAAGTGTCTTGTCCATGAACTGAAGCCAgcatgtggtgtgtgagagCCTCGGCGGTGACCCACCTTAGGACCTTACTTGTGACATTAAATGGGATATACACCACATAACTGTACAGAATATGTCCGTCACTCAGTCCTGTATGTTTTCTCTGCAGAAAAAAATTATGCTTCTTAATTTTTCAGCATTTCCTACTCCTGCAATTCCttacatgtgtatgtgagtgagtgtattctacaaccccaaaacagaaaaagttgggacgttgtgcaaaatgcaaataaaaacgaaatgtaataatatacaagtctcgtaaacccatatttagcagcaaaaaggacatagacaacatatctaatgttgaaaatgaaaatgtggaatatttcatggaaaatatatgttcattttgaatttgatgccagcaacatgtttcaaaaaaagttgggacgggagcatgtttaccactgtactgcttcacctcttcatttaacaaaattctgtgaatgtttaggaactgaggatactatttgctagagttttgagaatgaaatgttgtcccattactgcccaatttcagttgctcaacagtatggggtattcttagtcatgtttttcattccattatgcacctaatttgacaaatttgGACTGCAGACAGATCATTTTAGCacatggactcttcctctatggataaatactatttaaatatgtgcagaatttattttgccattgctttcctgaaatattcaaggtcttccctggaatagatattgcctggatggcagtatatattgctcaaaacctgtatacatctttcagaattgattgtgctttgccaaatgtgcaagatgctcatgctgtaggcactaatgctcctccacaccgtcatagatgttgggtttcgaactgagcactaaaacaagttggataggttggatacatgGATAAGCCCTCTCCCAgaggagtccatgatttccaaaaataatggcaaattttgattggtctacccacaggacctttttccatgttacctcagtccattttaaacaagctaaggcccagataagacggtggtattttctgtatcgtgtctcaatacaattttggttGTTAAAATTTTgcctgcagtttttgaattgagtatcaaactgtgcacatagacaatggttatcagaggttgtcctgagcccatacaatgacaggtgtggaaacaggtctggtgttgatgcagtgccatctgtacatatgtgtgtgtgacaacccTACCctacttgtattttttttttgtctttccatCTGTCAACCTGTACATGGGGGTGTCAAACCAGGTGGTTCTTGACAGTAAATCAAGTGAGAGTGCATTTATGCATTAATTGGAGTGCCCCCATGGATGGAAGTTGTGTGCGTCCAGAGGCTGTTGTAGTGATCCTACAGTACACGTCAAATTTTGTGTGGTTTGTAACATCTCATCACAAAATATTAGCGATTGAAGTGCCacatttttgcttttgtttttcacttgGTGACACTAATcctgaaatgagtggttatgggctgGGTTATTACGGTTCCTTCAGACAACATACCGCACAAATTTCGTCATCTGGGGTGCAACATTTGACACAATAATAAGCAAATAGATTTGCccagttattaaattagctttccTTAGGGTGTGTTAAGACTAGTGTTAGTTTTTGCAGCTGCTGGCGTCTGTTTTACATTATACTTACATTAcattgtactgtactgtatgtgcaaaaTATAGCATAGACTATCTAGTAATCCTGTTTCTGCATTATTTCTGCATTATTCTTTTATATGTTCTGATGTAATATCTCTTTTTTTAATACCATGCAGATTCAGCTAATTAGATTCCTGTGTGCCTTGCACATTTTAATGAATGTACTGATTGAATGACTAATGAAAATTACAAAGATGTTTAAGTTTCAGAggactgtttttcttttttcaaaaccaTATCCTCATATTGCACAATTATGATAATGATGATTTTATCACAAGTGTCTTTAGGCTAGATCCCCACTAgatcttaaaggtgctctaagcgatgttacgcggtttcaagctgaaatgttttttgttacatacagtaaacatcacctaaccatccactagctgcctgtgccctgaatacactgtaaaaaaacgcagtctctgtggacagcccaggctccaaaaacagcaacaaaaacaacctagtccagcctggaccataaaaacataacaaactgttccagccaatcaccgacgtgtttaggagagtttccattgcacaggagggagtaGTGAGCAGCTAGCTCTCTTTTGTTTGAACGTTAACAGAAGTGGCGTTACccaacattgcttagagcacctttaaaccgacaaaacaccacaatatGCTTAATGTAgttatgttaaataataaggATTCATTTTCAATTTTTTGTAACAGATGCCTTTCACATTGTTTTAATAATACTTGTAAAAAATAACATTCTATATATTTTTCCATGAaattcacttttgaatgaataaTAATTTAGACATAAATATATTGGCTTTTAGTTAAATCTTATTTACAATAAGTATACACAAATACACCTTTGGTGTACCTGAAAATACATCAGCAGTGCTTGAAATGTCTATGAGCTCAATGGCTTATGGCACAGAATATTGCTTTCAGCGCATCCATGGGCATTAAGGTTGTCTGTTCTTTCCTAGGGGTGAGACTAGGTGCTTCGGGCAACACAACATGGAAGAGCTCACATATTTTCCTTTAAGTGTATTAGATTCCTCCAGATAAGGTATATCTGTCCGCGTACATTTCAGCCCTCCAGCAATGTTTCTATGAGCAAACTCCTCCAGATCATTTAATCCCAGAAGACAGACTTGCCTGTCAATTCTGTTGACGATGGCTCccagtctctctgtctcactcttttGCACCATCCTTTGATACGTTTCCACATAAGAGAGGCCTTGATGTTCCCCCCTCTGTGGTAGAATTTTCATCTGCTCCAGACAGCGCTGTGGAGAAGTTCATTTGATTTCAGTGGCAGCCACACTCGGCCACAATCATGTCTTCATGATGTCTCAGAATCATTTCTCCACCCTCGTAGTACAGCATGCTCAATGGGCTCATCTTTGTGGGGGCACAGCAAGCAGTGGGGACTCGGTTTGGGTGGTAGTACTTCAAGAGACTCTGTaacagcaaaaacaaacaagaagAAGCATGAGGTTTTGAGGTTTTGTTCTCAGATCTGAGAAAATTGGTTTGGACGCCAATTCAATTTACATCAAATTAGAACACATCAAAAGGAAATCAGGAGGAATCAAAATGCTTTTGAGATTATCAGTGTGCAGACAGCTGAGCAATTGCTTAATGCCTGCTCCGTTAAAAACGCACACCTTCACACAAATTCTTCTAAGGGTattcaagatgcagaaaaagtCTGTGTGCATATCAATTTATCCTTAAATAACCCACTCACCTGCATATAGGCATGATTTGTTGGGTTGAACTCCTCTCCGAGTGGGCTTGGGCAGCTTCCCTCGCACCGATAGGCGTTGTACTTCTTGGGGAACACGATCCATGAGCCCCAGCCTATCTGATTGAAATCCACCTGCATCTCCACCCGTCGGCAGGGTGACGCAGATTCCTCTCTCTTGGGTGCCTCCAAGTGCCTCATGGGTTGCCCTCGGCGCCCACGCCTGCTCCTCTGCCGCCTGGGCTTCTTCACCTCCTTGTTCTCGGTGTTAAAGAGGAACTTGGACTTTTCGGCTGTGTGCAGCAAGCTGGCCTTGTCCTGCTCACCCTTGTCCGACAGGGTGTTTGAGAAGACCACCAAAAGCGCCCGGTTGCTGATAAAATGCAGAGGCCTGGTGAAGGCAGAGGGGAGTGAGGTGTGCAGAGGCTCCACGTTTCTCTTCACCTTTTCTGGCCTCGACGTTCCACCCCGAGGTTGATCTCTCATCCAGCCCAGGAGCTGACTGGTGACATTGTACACCCTCCAGTGACCCGTGGAGCTGACCATGGAAGTGGATGGGAGGAGGCCCAGGGACTCTTGCTCCCGACAGGGGTCCTGTGCTGGGCATGCACGGTCCTGCTTGTGCTGGAGCTCCACAGCGATGTCCACG from Alosa sapidissima isolate fAloSap1 chromosome 24, fAloSap1.pri, whole genome shotgun sequence encodes:
- the ndr2 gene encoding nodal-related 2; its protein translation is MHVFGVLRVLLYSHILLEALGLQKSTDGILTSQRISTNRSPRHQLPSYMMHLYRTFTSNHTRPVEFIEEDSAKQTDTVRSLIAKSLDNIGRHWVVTFDFSSLLADTKIQAAELRIRLPQVSHHVDIAVELQHKQDRACPAQDPCREQESLGLLPSTSMVSSTGHWRVYNVTSQLLGWMRDQPRGGTSRPEKVKRNVEPLHTSLPSAFTRPLHFISNRALLVVFSNTLSDKGEQDKASLLHTAEKSKFLFNTENKEVKKPRRQRSRRGRRGQPMRHLEAPKREESASPCRRVEMQVDFNQIGWGSWIVFPKKYNAYRCEGSCPSPLGEEFNPTNHAYMQSLLKYYHPNRVPTACCAPTKMSPLSMLYYEGGEMILRHHEDMIVAECGCH